CATATCATGAAATTAGATCTAGATAATAGAATAATAGATTCAATTAAATTTATAGGTGAAAAATATAATAATATTGATAAAATTGTAATATATGGTTCAAGAGCAAGAAGAGACAATAGAAAGACCAGTGATATAGATATTGCCGTATATTGCAAAGATAACTACAATAAAGGCGCAATTTATTGCGATTTAGATGATATAAATACTCTATTGAAACTTGATATAGTATTTATAGATGATAATACTGACAAAAAGTTATTAGATAATATTAACCGGGATGGTGTTATTATATATGAAAAGCAATAATAAATTTGAAAATTTCATAAAGGCAAACCCTTCATCTCGCTTTTGATTTGTAATAATCTTTTAAATAATTCATTATACTATCACTTAATTTAACACTTATGAAAGTTATATTGTTACTTGAAGTTTTATCATATTTAGGGAACAGTGCATAGCCATTGTAAATATTAATATTTGTTATAATATATCCTTCTTTCAGCTTATTTTCATCCATTGTTTTTAAACCATTATATACAAACTGCATTGAATAATAATCTTTACTCGACCTATCCAAAATTATATTTTCATCTTTTCCTCTTGAATTGTGGATATAATTTAACAACTTATTAATAAACACTTTATCATCGATCATTATTGTAGATCTAACCTCAAGCTGGGCAATTTCTTGTAATATTTTTTGTTTTTCATTATAATCCTTTGTTTCTTCATATTTTTTATTTAATTCAATGATTTCCTGTCTATGTAAATCTCCAGTTAAATAAATTTTATCTGGAGTT
The nucleotide sequence above comes from Thermoanaerobacterium sp. CMT5567-10. Encoded proteins:
- a CDS encoding nucleotidyltransferase domain-containing protein, which translates into the protein MKLDLDNRIIDSIKFIGEKYNNIDKIVIYGSRARRDNRKTSDIDIAVYCKDNYNKGAIYCDLDDINTLLKLDIVFIDDNTDKKLLDNINRDGVIIYEKQ